From Epinephelus lanceolatus isolate andai-2023 chromosome 5, ASM4190304v1, whole genome shotgun sequence, the proteins below share one genomic window:
- the LOC117262319 gene encoding troponin I, fast skeletal muscle produces the protein MASEKRLSARRKHTLKGCMLLVATNLLEAEASSKVQEREKFLAEKCPPLELPYSREELLELCKKLHEQIDISEEERYCIEFKLNMVLNEVRDLNIKIVDLRGKFKRPRLKKVRMSADAMLKALLGSKHTVNMDLRANLKQVKKEVKEEDKQLRDVGDWRKNIEDKSDRKKMFDS, from the exons ATGGCTTCTGA GAAGAGACTGTCTGCGAGGCGTAAGCATACTCTGAAA GGATGTATGCTGCTGGTTGCAACTAATTTGTTGGAGGCTGAAGCATCGTCAAAGGTGCAGGAGAGGGAGAAGTTCCTGGCAGAGAAATGTCCTCCTCTGGAGCTGCCGTACTCTAGGGAAGAGCTCCTG GAACTTTGCAAGAAACTCCACGAGCAGATTGACATCAGTGAGGAGGAGAGATACTGCATAGAGTTCAAACTGAACATGGTTCTGAACGAG GTCAGAGACCTCAACATAAAGATCGTGGATCTGAGGGGAAAGTTCAAGAGACCCCGTCTGAAGAAAGTGCGTATGTCTGCTGACGCCATGCTGAAGGCTCTGCTGGGCTCCAAGCACACGGTCAACATGGACCTGAGGGCCAACCTGAAGCAGGTCAAGAAGGAGGTGAAAGAGGAG GACAAGCAGCTGCGCGATGTGGGAGACTGGCGTAAGAACATTGAAGACAAGTCTGATAGGAAGAAGATGTTTGATAGTTAA
- the LOC117262318 gene encoding troponin I, fast skeletal muscle-like, which yields MSEKKMSSSRKHHLKSLMLSIAKGLLEEEEKEREVERARYMAENCPPVRMPRTMQELQELCREIHHKIDKIDEERYDLDMKVTKTNKEIDDLKIKVQDLMGKFKKPVLRKVRMSADAMLKALLGSKHTVNLDLRANLKQVKKEVKEEEKELRDVGDWRKNIEDKAGMDGRKKMFEAEA from the exons atgtcaga GAAAAAGATGTCGTCGAGTCGCAAGCATCATCTGAAG AGTTTGATGCTGTCCATCGCCAAAGGTttactggaggaggaggagaaggagcgaGAGGTGGAGAGGGCGAGGTACATGGCTGAGAACTGTCCTCCTGTGAGGATGCCCAGGACCATGCAGGAGCTGCAG GAGCTGTGCAGAGAGATTCACCACAAGATCGACAAGATCGACGAGGAACGATACGACTTGGATATGAAAGTCACTAAAACCAACAAGGAg ATTGACGACTTGAAGATCAAAGTTCAGGACCTGATGGGCAAATTCAAGAAGCCTGTCCTGAGGAAAGTTCGTATGTCTGCTGACGCCATGCTGAAGGCTCTGCTGGGCTCCAAACACACAGTCAACCTGGACCTGAGGGCCAACCTGAAGCAGGTCAAGAAGGAGGTCaaagaggag GAGAAGGAGCTGCGAGACGTCGGCGACTGGCGTAAAAACATTGAAGACAAAGCCGGCATGGACGGGAGGAAGAAGATGTTTGAGGCTGAGGCATAA